Proteins encoded within one genomic window of Miscanthus floridulus cultivar M001 unplaced genomic scaffold, ASM1932011v1 os_2481_2, whole genome shotgun sequence:
- the LOC136535038 gene encoding RING-H2 finger protein ATL43-like, whose product MERSRRLLLSDYDGAIESPLPSPPPPSSATPFRPGVAVVVAILTSVFSITFLLLLYAKHCKRSAAESSGPYGSAGGGLRSSGAGGAGGGDRRNSGVDRAVVESLPVFRFGALRGQKEGLECAVCLGRFEPTEALRLLPKCRHGFHVECVDTWLDAHSTCPLCRSRVDPEDVLLLPEPPKPSTTGPPDPPETKAAAAASAKEPAPPPPPAPAPTPAQSGRRISGRHSTGSVRAPGRVGPASRRSADGGAAVGCFDGAKVRKDRVLLVEPAAVVAEPDPVAFDRRFGHRILVSTAGGCEGETAPAAQQRWSDLRPSDLMFVRAEFLVTEAGRYSCSAAVVNFGNARSPIGVRSLSELAAGVRRLPPIRAGACEGEGEGEAEPRTGGGGGAQRWPGSRWWAPRGTPPARNGPIA is encoded by the coding sequence atGGAGCGGTCGCGGCGGCTCCTGCTGTCGGACTACGACGGCGCGATCGAGTCgccgctgccgtcgccgccgccgccgtcctcggcCACGCCGTTCCGCCCCGGGGTGGCGGTCGTCGTCGCCATCCTCACCAGCGTCTTCTCCATCACGTTCCTGCTCCTGCTCTACGCCAAGCACTGCAAGCGCAGCGCCGCGGAGTCGTCGGGGCCCTACGGGAGCGCCGGCGGCGGGTTGCGGTCCTCCGGCGccggcggcgcggggggcgggGACAGGAGGAACTCCGGCGTCGACCGCGCCGTCGTCGAGTCCCTGCCCGTCTTCCGCTTCGGCGCGCTGCGCGGGCAGAAGGAAGGCCTCGAGTGCGCCGTCTGCCTCGGCCggttcgagcccacggaggcgCTCCGGTTGCTGCCCAAGTGCCGCCACGGCTTCCACGTCGAGTGCGTCGACACGTGGCTCGACGCGCACTCCACCTGCCCGCTCTGCCGCTCCCGCGTCGACCCGGaggacgtcctcctcctcccggAGCCACCCAAGCCGTCTACCACGGGCCCCCCTGACCCGCCGGAGACGAAAGCGGCGGCTGCTGCGTCTGCCAAAGAGCctgctccgcctccgcctcctgctCCAGCTCCAACGCCCGCGCAGTCCGGGCGGAGGATCTCCGGCCGGCACTCCACGGGTTCAGTGCGCGCGCCCGGGCGCGTCGGCCCCGCCTCGCGGCGGTCGGCCGACGGCGGCGCCGCGGTCGGGTGCTTCGACGGCGCCAAGGTGCGCAAGGACCGGGTGCTGCTGGTGGAGCCGGCGGCCGTGGTGGCGGAGCCGGACCCCGTGGCGTTCGACCGGCGCTTCGGGCACCGCATCCTGGTGAGCACCGCGGGCGGGTGCGAGGGCGAGACGGCCCCCGCGGCGCAGCAGCGGTGGAGCGACCTGCGCCCCTCCGACCTCATGTTCGTCCGCGCCGAGTTCCTGGTCACCGAGGCCGGCCGCTACTCCTGCTCCGCGGCCGTTGTCAACTTCGGCAACGCCAGGAGCCCCATCGGCGTGCGGAGCCTGTCGGAGCTCGCTGCGGGGGTCCGCCGCCTCCCGCCCATCCGCGCCGGCGcgtgcgagggcgagggcgagggggaGGCCGAGCCACgaaccggtggcggcggcggcgcccagcGGTGGCCCGGGTCGAGATGGTGGGCTCCCCGTGGGACCCCGCCCGCGCGTAACGGCCCTATCGCCTAG